A window from Pseudomonas kribbensis encodes these proteins:
- a CDS encoding ligase-associated DNA damage response DEXH box helicase has translation MGTSTDFARHWFSARDWKPFAFQKQVWAAVKRGESGLLHASTGAGKTYAVWFAALNRFARSGLAAETTRKRPPPAEPLTVLWITPMRALAADTARALQTPLDDLQIPWSVGLRTGDTGSSERARQNRRLPTALITTPESLTLMLARADAQTALSTLRMVVVDEWHELLGNKRGVQLQLALARLRRWHPGLIVWGVSATLGNQSHAEQVLIPQGSGVSVQGQSEKTLRVDTLLPPQIERFPWAGHIGLKMLPQVVAELDVCASSLVFTNTRAQSEIWYQALLGARPDWAGLIALHHSSLSRETRDWVEQALKNGQLKAVVCTSSLDLGVDFLPVERVLQIGSAKGVARLMQRAGRSGHAPGRTSRVTLVPTHSLELIEAAAARDAVAQRRIEPRLSPQKPLDVLVQHLVSMALGGGFLPEDLYEEVRGAWAYRDLTLAEWAWALAFVRHGGMSLTAYPDYRRVEPDEQGVWRVPDARLARRHRMSIGTIVSEASIHLKFWSKGGGGKQLGSVEEGFIARLKPGDGFLFAGRLLELVRVENMTAYVKRSTAKKAAVPRWNGGRMPLSSELAEAVVARFSAAAHGEFAGPEMQALRPLLETQMRWSGLPTVNNLLAEVLKSREGWHLFLYPFAGRQVHLGLASLLAWRVSQRLPVTFSIAVNDYGLELLSATPVDWSVQLDGALLSPEDLLKDVLASLNAGELALRRFREIARIAGLVFAGYPGAPKSTRQVQASSGLFFEVFKQYDADNLLLAQAGEEVLREELDIRRLEQTLERINRMKLDMHLIKRPTPLGFPLLVERMRESMSSERLADRIRRMVGDLEKTADKGQS, from the coding sequence ATGGGCACTTCCACCGACTTCGCCAGACACTGGTTCAGCGCCCGCGACTGGAAGCCGTTCGCCTTTCAGAAGCAGGTGTGGGCGGCGGTCAAGCGTGGCGAGTCGGGACTGCTGCACGCCAGCACCGGCGCCGGTAAAACCTACGCGGTGTGGTTTGCCGCACTCAATCGATTTGCCCGCTCCGGGCTTGCCGCAGAGACCACCCGCAAACGCCCGCCGCCTGCCGAACCGCTGACTGTCTTGTGGATCACACCGATGCGGGCGCTGGCCGCCGACACCGCGCGTGCTTTGCAAACGCCGCTGGACGATCTGCAAATCCCCTGGAGCGTCGGCCTGCGCACCGGCGACACCGGCAGCAGCGAACGCGCCCGGCAGAACCGGCGCTTGCCGACCGCGCTGATCACCACCCCGGAAAGCCTGACCCTGATGCTCGCCCGCGCCGACGCGCAAACGGCGCTGTCGACCTTGCGCATGGTCGTGGTGGATGAGTGGCACGAACTGCTCGGCAACAAACGCGGCGTGCAATTGCAACTGGCCCTCGCCCGCCTGCGGCGCTGGCATCCGGGACTGATCGTCTGGGGTGTTTCTGCGACGCTCGGCAATCAATCCCACGCCGAACAGGTACTGATCCCGCAGGGCAGTGGCGTGAGTGTTCAGGGTCAAAGCGAAAAAACGCTGCGGGTCGATACTCTGCTCCCACCGCAGATCGAGCGTTTTCCCTGGGCCGGGCATATCGGTCTGAAGATGTTGCCGCAAGTGGTTGCCGAACTGGACGTCTGCGCCAGCAGCCTGGTGTTCACCAATACTCGGGCGCAGTCGGAAATCTGGTATCAGGCCTTGCTGGGCGCGCGTCCGGACTGGGCCGGGTTGATTGCCTTGCACCACAGCTCGCTGTCCCGCGAGACCCGGGACTGGGTCGAGCAGGCGTTGAAGAATGGTCAGCTCAAAGCGGTGGTCTGCACTTCGAGCCTGGATCTTGGAGTGGACTTTCTACCGGTGGAACGGGTGCTGCAAATCGGTTCGGCCAAAGGCGTGGCGCGTCTGATGCAGCGTGCCGGACGTTCAGGCCATGCGCCCGGTCGAACGTCGCGGGTCACTCTGGTGCCGACCCACAGCCTGGAACTGATCGAAGCCGCAGCCGCTCGCGATGCGGTGGCGCAGCGACGGATTGAACCGCGTCTGTCACCGCAAAAACCGCTGGATGTGCTGGTCCAGCATCTGGTCAGCATGGCATTGGGTGGTGGCTTTTTACCCGAGGACTTGTACGAAGAAGTCCGGGGAGCCTGGGCTTATCGCGACCTGACGCTGGCGGAGTGGGCTTGGGCGCTGGCGTTCGTACGCCATGGCGGGATGTCGCTGACGGCTTACCCGGATTACCGTCGGGTCGAGCCGGACGAACAGGGTGTCTGGCGAGTGCCGGACGCGCGTCTGGCCCGGCGGCACCGGATGAGCATCGGTACCATCGTCAGCGAGGCCAGCATCCATCTGAAATTCTGGAGCAAGGGCGGAGGCGGCAAGCAACTGGGCAGCGTTGAGGAAGGCTTCATCGCCCGCCTCAAACCCGGTGACGGTTTCCTGTTCGCCGGACGCTTGCTGGAGCTGGTGCGGGTGGAAAACATGACTGCCTACGTCAAACGCAGCACCGCGAAAAAAGCCGCCGTGCCGCGCTGGAATGGCGGGCGCATGCCGCTGTCCAGTGAACTGGCCGAAGCGGTGGTCGCTCGATTCAGCGCCGCAGCACACGGTGAGTTTGCCGGCCCGGAAATGCAGGCCTTGCGCCCGCTGCTGGAAACGCAGATGCGTTGGTCGGGTTTGCCGACCGTCAACAATCTGCTGGCCGAAGTGCTGAAGTCCCGCGAAGGCTGGCATCTTTTCCTCTATCCGTTTGCCGGACGTCAGGTGCATCTGGGGCTAGCCAGCCTGCTGGCATGGCGGGTCAGCCAGCGCCTGCCTGTGACCTTCTCGATTGCGGTCAATGATTACGGACTGGAGTTGCTCAGCGCCACGCCGGTTGACTGGTCTGTGCAACTGGATGGTGCCCTGCTCAGTCCCGAAGATTTGTTGAAGGATGTGCTCGCCAGCCTCAACGCCGGCGAACTGGCACTGCGCAGGTTTCGGGAAATCGCGCGGATCGCGGGCCTGGTGTTCGCCGGTTACCCCGGCGCGCCGAAAAGCACCCGTCAGGTACAGGCCTCCAGCGGGCTGTTTTTCGAAGTGTTCAAGCAATACGACGCCGACAATCTGTTGCTGGCGCAGGCCGGGGAAGAAGTCCTACGGGAAGAACTGGATATTCGTCGACTGGAACAGACCCTGGAGCGAATCAACCGGATGAAACTGGACATGCACCTGATCAAACGTCCTACACCGCTCGGCTTCCCGCTGCTGGTGGAACGCATGCGCGAAAGCATGAGTTCGGAAAGACTCGCCGACCGGATCCGGCGCATGGTCGGCGATCTGGAGAAAACCGCCGACAAGGGTCAATCCTGA
- a CDS encoding ABC transporter ATP-binding protein — protein MYKLTVEGLHKSYGDHQVLKGVSLKAKTGDVISLIGASGSGKSTFLRCINFLEQPNDGAMSLDGQAIRMVTDRHGMHVADAEELQRLRTRLAMVFQHFNLWSHMTVLENITMAPRRVLGCSKAEADDRARRYLDKVGLPARVADQYPAFLSGGQQQRVAIARALAMEPEVMLFDEPTSALDPELVGEVLKVIQGLAEEGRTMIMVTHEMSFARKVSSQVLFLHQGLVEEEGAPEDVLGNPKSERLKQFLSGNLK, from the coding sequence ATGTACAAACTGACCGTAGAAGGCCTGCACAAAAGCTATGGCGACCATCAGGTGCTCAAAGGCGTTTCGCTCAAAGCCAAAACCGGTGACGTGATCAGCCTGATCGGCGCCAGCGGCTCGGGCAAAAGCACCTTTTTGCGCTGCATCAACTTCCTCGAACAACCCAACGACGGCGCGATGAGCCTCGACGGCCAGGCGATCCGCATGGTCACCGACCGCCACGGCATGCACGTCGCCGACGCCGAGGAACTGCAACGTCTGCGCACCCGCCTCGCCATGGTGTTCCAGCATTTCAACCTGTGGAGCCACATGACCGTGCTGGAAAACATCACCATGGCCCCGCGCCGGGTGCTGGGTTGCAGCAAGGCCGAGGCCGATGATCGCGCCCGGCGTTATCTGGACAAGGTCGGCCTGCCGGCCCGGGTTGCCGATCAGTACCCGGCGTTTCTTTCCGGTGGCCAGCAACAACGGGTGGCCATCGCCCGGGCCCTGGCCATGGAGCCGGAAGTCATGCTGTTCGACGAACCGACCTCGGCGCTCGACCCGGAACTGGTCGGCGAAGTGCTCAAGGTGATTCAAGGCCTGGCGGAAGAAGGCCGGACCATGATCATGGTCACCCACGAAATGAGTTTTGCGCGCAAGGTGTCGAGCCAGGTGCTGTTTCTGCACCAGGGGCTGGTGGAAGAAGAAGGTGCGCCGGAAGACGTGCTGGGCAATCCGAAAAGCGAACGCCTGAAGCAATTCCTCAGCGGCAATCTCAAGTAA